A section of the Nitrososphaerota archaeon genome encodes:
- a CDS encoding HEPN domain-containing protein — translation MRCRYLSRLLDEEEFKRWFNTALGTVRSAEGDLERGDYNWACFKAHQSAEFAVKALLRGLGLGA, via the coding sequence ATATCTTTCCAGGTTGCTCGATGAAGAGGAGTTCAAAAGATGGTTCAACACGGCCTTGGGGACTGTTAGGTCTGCTGAAGGCGATTTAGAGAGGGGCGACTACAACTGGGCTTGCTTTAAGGCCCACCAATCAGCCGAATTCGCCGTCAAGGCTCTGCTTCGTGGGCTAGGCTTGGGTGCCTA